The following coding sequences are from one Gossypium hirsutum isolate 1008001.06 chromosome A12, Gossypium_hirsutum_v2.1, whole genome shotgun sequence window:
- the LOC107901065 gene encoding peroxisomal and mitochondrial division factor 2, whose protein sequence is MADSTVINGEVENQMADNFYDADEAKFTEQDSKIKALESEKLDLSNENKELKEKVKKATLEIDQLRNKEEEMRQEMDNWDEDKKVLKSVATRSADLETEVARLQHDLITSMSDADEANKQSMELKRELEEKGLEIKRLDKEITELKKEKVESEKRERELERKLGVLEVRESEERSKNVRMEEELRQQLDVFENKVKDLEAEVARTRVELETTKEEQRESEERAMGFKLKLLELKEEVEKKAAEGINGKSREIVETAESKEKGLNVPPLVAAGSAAAIFVAVAAVYLCCRKRS, encoded by the coding sequence ATGGCAGATTCGACGGTCATCAACGGCGAAGTGGAGAATCAGATGGCGGACAATTTCTACGACGCTGATGAAGCCAAATTCACTGAACAGGATAGCAAAATTAAAGCGCTTGAAAGTGAGAAGCTGGACCTGAGCAACGAGAACAAAGAGTTGAAGGAGAAGGTGAAAAAGGCGACCTTAGAAATTGATCAACTGCGAAACAAGGAAGAAGAAATGAGGCAAGAAATGGATAACTGGGACGAAGATAAGAAGGTCCTGAAATCAGTTGCCACGAGATCGGCTGATCTCGAAACCGAGGTTGCGAGGCTTCAACATGATCTGATCACTTCGATGAGTGATGCAGATGAAGCGAACAAGCAGTCGATGGAGTTGAAGAGAGAATTGGAAGAGAAAGGGTTGGAGATTAAGAGATTGGACAAGGAAATCACTGAACTGAAGAAAGAGAAAGTTGAGAGCGAGAAGAGAGAGAGGGAGTTGGAGAGGAAATTAGGGGTTCTAGAAGTGAGGGAATCGGAGGAGAGGAGCAAAAATGTTAGGATGGAAGAGGAGCTGAGGCAACAGCTGGATGTATTCGAGAATAAAGTTAAGGACCTGGAAGCAGAGGTGGCGAGAACGAGGGTTGAACTGGAGACGACTAAGGAAGAACAACGAGAATCCGAGGAGAGAGCGATGGGCTTCAAGTTAAAGTTGTTGGAATTGAAGGAGGAGGTAGAGAAGAAGGCTGCCGAGGGTATCAATGGGAAATCAAGAGAGATTGTTGAGACTGCTGAGAGTAAAGAGAAAGGGCTAAATGTGCCGCCGCTTGTGGCAGCAGGATCGGCTGCAGCTATCTTTGTTGCGGTTGCTGCGGTGTATCTTTGCTGTAGGAAGCGGTCGTAA